The Agelaius phoeniceus isolate bAgePho1 chromosome Z, bAgePho1.hap1, whole genome shotgun sequence genomic interval AAGAAAGCTTTTCCTGGTGAATACGCAGGGTGACTCTTTAATTTACATGTTTGTGTCAAAGCTGTGCCCTCACAGTAGTTTTCTGTTGATAGACTACAAGTGTACAATGATAAAAAAAATCGTATTTCAATCTTCTTGAAACCTTTCTTGTGAACCTTTTGTCTCTCCCACTCCCACCAATTTGCAAGGAAACCCTTCTCATGAATGTCACTATGGCCTTTACTGTAAGGTATTTATTGACATCCCCCTGACACTTCCTCTTGATTTCACCACTCACCTCCCTCCATCACCTTTAAATGGCTGGATGGCCCTTCTCATCGAGTGGATCACCATTCTTCATGCATTTGAATGCAATTCAAATAATAATACATGACTTTCCAATAAAATAATATCTTACTGTCTTTGAAACATAATAGGCTACATTCCTTCTTTTCCATGTTCACACCTGATCAAAGGCTTCTTTAGTTTTGTAGCTTGTTATGAAATACCAGCCCTGTCTCAGAAGAGGGATTATAAAATTCAAAAATCGTGTTTCACTAAAATAGAGGTGAAAATTCCAGCACTGTGCCTCAGCAAACCTTCCTCTGGACAGCCTGAATAAGCACTAAGAAGTTCTTTACAACACTGTCACAGTTGACTTTTTGATTTTGAGATAACTttagaaaaatgtcttttttattttgcctttcttatttttccttatgCTGCTGCTTAATATCTAATATTGGTTGGGAAAACAGCAGGACAAAAATTGTAAATATATTTCCTTGGTACAAATCTGTGGACTCTTCCCATGCTTGAACCTCAGCACAGAGAGAAGTATGCTTCTGAATGGAGTCCTTAGGGACTTATTAAAACTCACTTGCAGTGATTTTATGTGACATTGTCTCCTTTGATGCACAAAGATAGggacaaaaaaatcaaaacaaccaTTGATTACTAGTCTTCTATGGTAATCCATTTTATCTTAATGATAATCTGACCAGAGCTAGCATATGTAGACTCTTACTTACATTTCATTGCTGATGCTGTTATTAATTTTCATTGAAAATGAAGATTATTTGTGCTTCCATTTAATTCTCTGTCTCTCCCCTTTACTGTGCAGCATAACTCTTTAAGACAAGGACTGTCCTTCTTAATGCCAGGAAATTACCTTTCCATTTATGTCAGCATACCTAAAaaccttttttgttttattttggtttttgtttagAAACATCTCTCACTTCTACTCAGACCATCACGGGGCCTTCTGGCAGTGAAACAGATGCTGCTCTGTTTCACAAGCTTTAACCTCAGTCCTATTTTTTGCAGTATGAATGTTTCCAGACTACAATAAAGGGCTGCAAGTTTCCATGGCAATAAATAGATCACAACATTTAAAACAATTGTGAAACAGTCATATGAAAGAGCCATATGAATGGAATTTTTGAAAAAACTTCTGTTTTTCTAAATGTTTAAGTAGCTCCCTAACTGTACAGAAATTTCTGCCTCTCAGACAAAAGTGAACATCCCGGGGGATTGAGCTGGCTTGCAGTGAAACTGTGTCTTCTCCTTGATACACCACTACGCAAACCAATCTGTCCTCTTCTTCTTCATTTTTGAAGTAGACAAAACAGAATACAATCAAAATGCAACTAACTCTGACTAAGATGCATACATacaatactttaaaaaatagtgAAATGCCTTAAAATTAGGAGAAGTGCTTTGAATACAGCAATGCACAAACATTTCCTCTGTTGCATGGTCTGGCAATGCCCCTGTAATCAGATAACAACTGTTTTCATACTACTAACATGTTTAACTTTATCTCCTCCTTTACTCTAAATtaaaattctattaaaattcTAAATTAAAATGCTCCCTCATTCCTATTTTGAAGTTGAATAGTTAGGCTGGGCTCTCACAGAGGACACATTTCTGCTGAAACCCTGTTGCAGTCTGCCAAAAAGAAATCTTATGCAGATCAGAGCTATACTTGATATTACTACATTGTTTTTTGATTAAACtgtttactgatttttttcccctcacacaCCCTGCACTCACACAACTTGAAGTTAAATGCAGAATAGCAACAAAGGACATACAAAGTTAAACATggatgaattttatttttaaaagtttatttgcTTCGCATAGATTAAAACTTTACCATTTTCATGATTAATCATGTGGATAGAAACTTGGGGGCATTCTTTCACTTAGGATAAATAACAGCAACCAGAAATAATGATGCTGTTCAGAGCAAGGATATTGAAAAAAAACATTCTGGATTACAGGTTTTCAACATAGTATGTATATACTAAGTGCCATTCCACAGAAACCTCTGTGTGTAAAGCCTGTGTTTTACATAGACATGCAAATGTAAAGATTTTCAGCAACTGGGCTTGAGTGCATTTCAGGAACATGAAACTTAGTTATCACTTCCACATAAAGCCACCAGGATGGTTTCATAATCCCCTTTGAGTTCATCCTGTAAATTTAAGCATGAAAACCCGACAATTGTTAGAATAATGGTCTCaagtaaaataaatttcaatTAATATTCAATATACATTAATCAAATATCAGTGCTCCATCTATATAAATTAATCCCTTGATAAAACACAAGTTAGCCACAGACTGAGCTGGAACCAAGCACCATCACTGAAGTTATTTGTATGATCTAGAAATAAATGCATGCATATCCAGAGTGGAGCACAGGTAGACAAGGCTAGTAAAAATGTTGAGAGGTTTAGTGGCAAAAGTGAAGAAGAGAAGCATAGAAGAGTTTTATCTACCCAGGAGCTTAAGCTTTTGCTCTAAATAAAGGGAAACTTTCTTTCTTGATCAGTGGTGTCTAATGCTCATTAATATTAAAACACGGTGTATACACATTGTGTCTAGGAGCATCTCAAACAAAGGCTAACAGTGCAGTGATACTCTGCTCATCATGGGACTGATTATTCAGCTTGGTAAAAATGGACAATATGCTTTAAGTATGCAGTGTAATTATTACATgcatttcttgttttctctaaTTTTAATGTAGTTTTCAGAGGTAAATGAAAAGTGTAGCCAAGCTATGCCTCAAGACATTTGGATGCAATCACCACTTTGGAACATGATGAGGTGGTGTAATTACATACAAAATTACAGGTAACACACATGCTTAAGGAAGATTTAAAATGACCTATGGCACCAAACTGAAAAAGTAGCAGACATCAATAAAAATCCAAAAGGCATTTCCATACATGTAGGGAGTATGTTTCTACTCCAATCaagacatattttttttttttcagtaatgtCTACTACTCTCCacaaaaatgctttcaaagttTAGCTTTCTTTGAGTCCCTCACCACTTGAATTTTCTGGAAAGTACATTGGGTGGTCAGTCCCttttaacaaaatatttctgttagtTTAACTCATTTACTTAGGTCATACAGAAAACAGGCCAAATACAtgttaataaaattaaaaattcatttgcTGGAGTACCCCAAATGTTAAAAGCCAATATCCAGTTGTGCCAAAAACCTCCCTTAGAGCTGTCATGGCAATCATCTCCACTCTCCTGCCAAGGACAAGAATTTGGGGATATTGTACTCTCCTTTCAGCTCTTGGATTCTACTGTAAGGTGATATCCTGAGACATGTATCACTGCTAATTCTATAGCTCTTTCAACAACGACTTTGACCTGGAAAAGCAATTAGTCTCCCAGCCTGTGGACCATTAGAAACATAAGGTATTTGTCTACAATGAGCTATGCAGGACAAACTGGTgactgaggagcagaaaagttAACAGATCTTTCCTGCACTTCAAAAATCATCTGGCTGCTTTGTGTTTCATGTGTCACATGGGAGAAAACCCACCATGATGGCTTGGCGGAGGGAGATGCCATAGAGACTCTTGTAATAGCCTTTGATCTCATTCAGATCCACCTCATGGCGCGAGACCATGATTCTGATGAGGTCTTTGTGCCGGGTCCCAGAACCCTGttaaaacaaagaagaaagggggagaaaaaggagggaaaagaattATGCTACTTTTATCACTGAAATACTTTTTGATCAAGTTCCTTAGGTTAAACCATCAGACTTCTTTATGGATGAACATacccctttctttttccttcagtaTCTTTTGTCACAGGGAGGTCTCATATCTGCCCTATGAGCACAAAACACGCCTGATAGGCTACCTCCACCCTGttgtttttagggtttttaatatttttagacATTTCTTTTAGCTGTTTCCTAAAAACAGACATCTCCTTCACTGTGCTTGCTCGACATTAGGGACAGCCTAGACTTTACTGCTTTTTTAAATTACTCTTTTGATGGTGCAGTGATATGCATTTTCATAATGTTTCACTTAATTTTTCCCATATTGCTCCTGAACAAGTCATAACAGAAGTTATGACAATACCTACATACTAGACTATTTCATGATCATCAGCTGCCTCACTAACATGGGCTTCAAACTTGCCAGAAGGATCATGAATTTCTCATAATAGATTAGCCTTCCAAAAGGTTCTTGCTAAGATCTATAAttgctctccttttccctttttactATAATTCTTGTTTCACAAGAAGGGTTCCAGTCTGCTTCCTGTCCCTGTAACAGTAAAAGATATGTGTGGATGGACAGATGCCCTCCTGAGCATAGTACAGCAAACAGACAACTCCTCCAACAGAAAGTCTCCAGTTTCAAAGGAGGGAATAAAAGGAGCGAGAGAAATACTCTGAATTTCCCTCTGCAGTCTTTTTCTACAACACAAAGGGCCTAGAGACCTCTAgctaactttttatttttcagcttaTAAGGCACCTCATGTTTACAAAGAGGATATCTTTATTTAGATTACCTTCATTGCCAAATGGAGTTTTTCTGCAAAGAAAGCTGGCTTGCTTGTGGCACACTTTACTGCAATGAAGCAATGAGACAAGGTCACTTCTGCTATACATGTAATAAAAGTATAATAAAACACTTTCAAAACCCTCTCATTTTCCCTACCCACATACCCTATTTATGTACTTCTTTATTACTTTTCTTCATAATGTATGAGGACAGTAAGATCCTTTCCTCTGTTTACTCAGAAAGCAATTCAGTCAGGGGAGAATAATTACCATAAAAACAACACATTTCTCCATAGCTTACTGTCCTAAAATTAATGAAGGTGTTGCAATTCccaagaagaaaaatggaaaacatttgTGCCTTCTATAGCAGAGCTGGAGGTTGTAATCTGATGTTCTGTAAACCAAGTTGTAGTTCAATTTTGATATTAAGAGCAATCTGatgaaaattattcttttatCCAAAGTATATTTGACTGTGATACAAAAGCTAAGAACAAGATGAGGATCTGGTTCCCAATCATATCCCTGATCCACTGGTAAGAGGGAGTCCCTTCTTTACCTTACTGTTCATGAACAACAACCACTAATTTTGTATGAACATTTTCTCGAACAAAACAACTGAAGAAATGTTTTTTAGTGTTTTTAATAACCACTATTATAAGTATTCTTACAGCATGAGACTTAGAGAAGAGTGGCTTTGGTTGAAGATAGGTTTAAAACTATTGGACTTTTTGATACAAACTATACCTGTTTTGACAGCTTTTTTTGGCATACTGGTTTCTTTTAAAGCTGTTCCAATGTTGGCAACTCATCTGTTCCCATTAAAAGACCTTTCCAAATACTGGGAGAGGTATTTCTACACATTCATTAACTTCAACTTATTTTAGGTGTGTCAATTAAATCACCAAGACTAGATTGGACTTTACAAGGTATTATTTAGCAAGCTCAGTGAAGCAGGGTAAGTACAGAACAGTTTCTGATCAGAGCAATTATggcaaaaataaaagatttaGTCAGAACATACAGTAGGTTTCAATGTGCAGAACCACTTACCAAGGGCAGTGAGGCAATTCTCAATATCACCTTTCAGCTCCAAATCCAGTACCTTGTTCATGTCATGCTTGCTGTATTTGGTGTACTTCTGAAAGACTAAATAATGGAAAGAACAGtgttctccctgctctgtctctgccccattctgtcctcactgctgcagcagaggacTGTTTGTGGGTCATCCTTCTCACTTTCTTCAGAGAGCACAGTGTAAAGAGCAGTGTTACTGCACGCCAGGTACTGCTGATGGAGTCAGCATAGGGAAGGGGACTTTGGTAATATGGAAGGGCTCACTTCCCATTGGCTGGAGTAGAGGTGGCCAACTGACTGGCCCAGAGCCTGTGACATTGTGTGATAGCTGCCTGTCTAGGGGAAACTGGCTAAGAAGCAAGACCACTTTGGGAAGCTCCCATTACTTGGCACTGTGATCACAACCCAGCTGAGACTTCAGATTTTTTAACAGCCTACATGATATTGCTCATCTCTACTACTGAAAGAACAGCTAGGCTGCCAACCACACCCTTAGTCTGCAGGCAGACTTCCAATTAGAGCAATGTCTTGATAATCTGTATCTTCTCTGAAGTCATGACCAGACAatcaaaaaatttcaaaaatcatCCCAGAGAAGCATGAAGCTTTGTTCAACTTACCCCTTCGAAGATGTGGGTAGCTTCTTGTAGTAAGAACAGTTACAAACACACCAGTATctgttcctttccttttctctcctgcttCATACAAGGCCTGTCATAAAGAAAAGAAGGTCACAATATCGGAATAGTAAAACTCAAACAGGAATACTGTATTTTGAGGGCCATTGCTTGTTAGTAATGAACACTGGCCCTTGACCCAATCCAGATCAAAATTCTACCTCAGACTAACTCCAGATCTGTCAAATAACACTTCATACTTCACTTATGTGTTAATACTACCAAGGGAACGCTATGCAGACGGAAAACATATTTTCAGACATTTTACGACCATCATCTAGCTTTCCTGGGTGTATTACATTCTTGAACTAAGTTATTTTTCACTTGTCATGACAGCAGTCTGCACAAAAGCCTCAGGACTGGTAGGATTTCATAAGACTGACTAAATTATCTCTGCAACTATCTGGTGCAACATGTAGGAGAAACCTATCTACTAAGCACTTCCTCATCTTTCCAGGAGTCACTTTTATTTCCAGGAAAGTAAAAACCAAATCAGTATCCTCCATTTTCCTCACCTCCTCAAACCTATCTAAGAGTAATAATAGAAGACCTCCACACAGCATGAAGATTTAACACTGCATCAAAATAAACAGTGCTGAACTTTTGAGCTTAGGAAAAGTATTAATTTACTTTCATATCCAGGGCTGATGACAGAACCAAACTCCTTATGTAACAGGAATTAAAGCAATATTTCTCAATGGCCTtctctttgctgtgtttttttaaaaatcaatttgaaGTCATCTAAACTTAAATTGTAACTGTGATGTAACATTTTGTTGCTGAAAACTCGGCAAGGACTGCTGAGTTTTATCAAGATTTTAGCAAAGATAGTCCTGCTAATTTGGAAGAAGTAAGAAAAAGATCAGATGTTTATTTTAGAATTATTGAGAAAATGACTGTGAGGTTTACCAATAATCTTGAAACATTCATCACTAAAAAGCAATACCAATATCTAACATACTGCAGAGTTCACAATGGCCAGTGTATGGTAGCTGATCTGAATATAGATGAGCACAACCTTGTTCCTTGATTCAAGAATTCTTTTATACAGAAGCAAGACTGGGTCTGATTCCTCCACCTGTTGACTTGTATTTCAAATGGTCTTCATGCTTTTCATGAACTAGACAAGGTCCTGCAGAAATGTTTCTGAAGCTAGATATCAGGGTGAAGATCTAATTTCCTTCATATAATTAACTTCCATGAATTCTGTAAAATACTATCAGAATTCTGTAAAATACTCCTCAGAAATGATTGCTGTATGACATTGAAATCTGTTAGGTCTGCAATGCAGAGGATTCAGACAGTCAGAGGAATCTCAAGAAGTCAGAAGAAGTTCTGCAAAGTGCCAATGACCataccctggcatcattgtcaGCAAGTTCATCATTCACGTGAGGGTTTTCACATCGGTCAGCCtacataaagaaataaataaaatttcactGGTATTCACAATCATTCAGTTCACTAAAGCTCAACATTTGAGAGTTCTGCAGCACCACTCTCATACATAAGCCAATACATAAGTGGAAATAGGTGCTGTTACATGAATGATCCTGTGAATAAAACTGTTGTATTTGTAATCAGAGAACATACTTCTACAGACATCAGTGACTTATTCCTTTATTCCTGCCTAAAATTCCACAGGAAGTATTTGTTTCTTGACATGAAACTACAGGCTTCAAATCTGTCACCTGGTCCCTGATGATCATTTAATAGACTCCTTTCAAGTTGATTTGAAATTTAAAACTGGAAGTCCAAACCATGCACATGGATGTACCAAAAAATTATCCTGTATACAAGTAAAAGATTCATATACGTACATtcaaaaatcaaatatttattaattttaaaagggtattttaattaggaaggttaaaatgTGTTTGAACTCATCTACTTTTGAATGCAAATATATGAAGCATTTTGTCTACTTGTTAACTCCCTGCCCTTGTGCCATTATCTAACTACTAGAAACATTCAttaacaggaaagaaaataactttatttCTCTAATATTAAACATTTATTCTTTTTCTAGTCAATTGACCTGACATTATGCCTGTTACATTTTCTAGTGCTTAAATATAACACAAAAAAGTCTTAAAAGCATAActgattaaaaagaaatattgtttTACAATTAAGTTTTTAAAAGGCATTTGAGATAAAATCTCATTATATTTTGTTTAAGGACAGTTTCTAATGGTCTAGGATTTGAAAGTTTAAAAAAGcaatgcaaataaataaattttgccTAAACCTTTATTTATTGCACCTCTCTCTAAAGTAGTCTTGAGAACATTGATTTTTGATTATAGATATTGTCACTCAAAATGCTTAAGCATAGCATACCTTGGCTAGAGCAACCAAAGCCTTTTGAAAGTCTCCAGATGTGTCAGAGATGATGTCTTGTGTCAGATCTCTCTTCAGCACTGCAATCAAATAGTTTGTTTTGAAGTTATCGACTAAGTTGACTACATAATCCTTAAAGGTCCCATCAAACCACTCTATGATCTTCTTCAGTATTTTCTTAATTTCCCACTGTAAAATGCCCACTAGAAAtatggttttcttttaatttggtTTCAAGTAAAGGAGTTTATTTATAACATATCCTTTAAATCCTGAGATGTGCTTGAAATTGGAGGTTAAACCTAAAATGTGCTGAGAAATGTCCTTCTCTAAGGTCTTGTGGGTAGCATTGTCTCGGGTTTCTGCTTGTACAATGCACAAACCTTGTTTTGAGCCTTTTTCGTTCTTACTTCTGGCTGCTCTTATCAGTATTGAACTCAAACACAAAACTCTCCCAAAAAATCAAGCTTTTAATATAGGGATCTAAGAAGAAACATCTTGGTAAAAGTTACCTCATCATCTCAGAAAACAGGATTTAATTAGACAATACAGTAAATTCAACATTTAAGAGAGACACCACATTACATTGTAGTAATTTCTTCAAGTAACTTCCCCCTGCAGTTCACTGGCTGTTCCTACTGCTAACACTTCTGTGTTGCTGACtcagtaagatttttttttttttcaagcctATGCTTTTATCTTAAAATGTCAGCCAAGGTTAGTTACAGGGGAAGAAGAGCAGCTTGTCTTTGCATGCATCCAAGAAAACATCTGAATGTATGACTCATTCCATGAGACCACCACAACTCCAGCAGTGGTGATGTATCTTTTCCTTCACTACTGGGATTGACATAGTTCAGCAAAAGTCACCCTGATCTCcctcacagcagccctgtcaAATTTTTGTGAAGCTTCATTTGCCTCCCATTTTGTTCTCAGCTCCTCATACTAAGAGAGGTTGTGAATCCAATGTGTCTGCTATAGGGTTATACAATGGTATAACTTCTTTCTTGCTTCTTAATACTTCTTTCTTGCTCTGAATTACCTTCCTTGTAGTATCTGCTGGCTTCTCTGATCTCTTGGTTGTTTCTTGAGGCCAGAATCTCAATTAAGGTATCTTCATCAGTTCCAAGCCCCTGATAAAAGTGATTGAAGTTTTAGAGATGTTAGTCAATAGAACAAACTTAAAATTTGCAACAGAAATAAGATGAAAATCATTGGCTTGGCTTTGAAGACACCACAtggaatgagaaataaaaattaaacatgTTGTGCTTCCATATTATGTGATTTCAGATCTTTTAGAATTAAATTTTTATCACATTCAATACACTGGTGTCAAAAGGAAGTGGTAAAAGGATTAAGCAGTGCACATAAAATATAAGAATGTAAAATCTATGaagagaaaatacctccttcccttttttctttctcctatgTAAACATTAATGTAAGTGCTATAGCTCCCATTAGCAACCAGTTTTCAGAAGGCAAGAAAGAGTTCATTCTCTCCAACGAATTTCCTCCAACTCTGAAATTCAGCAGGGATTACTGGGTCCTGTTCTCATAAACTGAGTTGCCAATACAAATTTATTTAACAAAATGGAGTTAAAATAAAGATAATACACAAACCTTGAAATGTCCAGTGTTATTTACAGGCCTTGATAAGTACAGATGTTCTCTAGGAAAGTTTTTCTCTGGAGATTTTGCCTTACCTTCATAGAGGCTCTTAATTCTTCAGCATCAAATTGAGCTGGAGTTTTCAGCAATGCCACAACAACATCTTCCAGATGGCCTTTCAGAGCTTTTTTCAAGGCCTCTTCCAGACTCTGTTTCAGGAAGAATAAGAAACGCACCAAGTTAATGAATGGTGGAAGTGTAGCTGCTGTTCAGTTGCAATCCAAAAATTAGTCTGACCTCTGATCAATCTAAGTCTACATCATTCCTATATCTAACAGAAAGAATTATGAAGCCCTACTTCAAGTTTCAGATTTGTCACATTTGACACTTTACATTAATTAAAGTGTCAGGCAGGGTTTTTCAGTAAGTATTCTGGAGTGCTTTCACACATTGCAGTTCAACTGCATTGAAATATTTACAGCATCAGAAGAAGACTCTCAAAACGCTGCTCATTTTTCCAGAGA includes:
- the ANXA1 gene encoding annexin A1, which gives rise to MAMVSEFLKQAWFIDNQEQECIKSSKGIHGVQTYPNFDPSADVVALDRAITVKGVDEATIIDILTKRTNAQRQQIKAAYQQAKGKSLEEALKKALKGHLEDVVVALLKTPAQFDAEELRASMKGLGTDEDTLIEILASRNNQEIREASRYYKEVLKRDLTQDIISDTSGDFQKALVALAKADRCENPHVNDELADNDARALYEAGEKRKGTDTGVFVTVLTTRSYPHLRRVFQKYTKYSKHDMNKVLDLELKGDIENCLTALVKCATSKPAFFAEKLHLAMKGSGTRHKDLIRIMVSRHEVDLNEIKGYYKSLYGISLRQAIMDELKGDYETILVALCGSDN